From Alosa sapidissima isolate fAloSap1 chromosome 2, fAloSap1.pri, whole genome shotgun sequence, one genomic window encodes:
- the slitrk5b gene encoding SLIT and NTRK-like protein 5 — MHVWIATTLLAVTSLGFVEMLDRYGEICRELCDCEEKDGSLSVSCENRGIKSLAEIAPLHFSTYHLLLTGNLLKKLSFNDFVHYEGATILHLGNNDISEVKTGAFNGLQGLRRLHLNNNKIDYLRDDFFVGLELLEYLQLDYNYISLIDVSAFSKLRHLEVIILNDNLLSSLPTNVFQYVPLTHLDLRGNQLKLLPYNGLLEHMNKIVELQLEENPWNCSCELIPLKAWLESISYTALVGDVVCETPFRLHGRDVDEVSKQELCPRRAIAEYEMHAEPARSSEAYHQTTPASVAASVTSSGILRSLRPTKGSRQSGKLRSKPTSRPSPNKQNYGPMVSYQTKSPVPLDCPTACNCNLQISDLGLNVNCQERKIESIADLIPKPYNPKKMYLTGNYIPMVHRSDFTEATGLDLLHLGNNRISVIHDSAFRDLVNLRRLYLNGNLIERLTEDMFYGLESLQFLYLEYNVIREIMSGTFEQVPNLQLLFLNNNLLKTLPEGVFNGLTLARLNLRNNHFRNLPVGGVLDQLKSLVQIDLFENPWDCSCSIVEMKLWLEQLNSGTVVNSVICESPVRLSGEDMRYIHASHLCSINSSLQGSAIPPSEESLPGSTITLESSLDYDTPYSTVPLSVLILALLMIFIMSVFITAGLFAVVRRRRKRTQHGRATSISADLSSFNSLYSNRAAAKVKSSAGHLYEYIPPPGNHPSKNPTYAINEHSAVERFRDFDDLNGAFTPNSDDELASNARSSEYSESTLDPLNKPSPMQDDNFFYRDILARDKQVPYRGSQHCKHSGHSSTQYNNQDYDVRPQFLHPDNRVPQTMVYCTAPATVYVEPNRSEYWELKAKLHFEPDYLEVHEKRTTFTQF; from the coding sequence ATGCATGTTTGGATTGCTACTACTCTGCTTGCAGTCACATCTCTGGGTTTTGTTGAGATGCTTGACAGATATGGAGAGATATGTAGAGAGCTGTGTGACTGTGAAGAGAAGGATGGGAGTCTGAGTGTCAGCTGTGAAAACAGAGGAATAAAAAGCCTGGCAGAGATAGCACCACTGCACTTTTCCACATATCATCTACTGCTCACTGGAAATCTCCTGAAGAAACTCTCTTTCAATGACTTTGTGCATTATGAGGGGGCCACCATTTTGCATTTAGGAAACAATGACATATCGGAAGTTAAAACAGGGGCATTTAATGGACTGCAAGGATTAAGAAGACTACATCTAAACAATAATAAAATTGATTATTTAAGGGATGACTTTTTTGTTGGTCTAGAACTACTGGAATATCTTCAGCTTGACTATAATTACATTTCCCTTATTGATGTCAGTGCCTTCAGCAAACTGCGTCATCTGGAGGTTATCATTTTGAACGACAACTTGCTGTCTTCCCTGCCAACCAATGTGTTCCAATATGTCCCCTTAACCCATCTTGACCTGCGGGGAAATCAGCTGAAACTGCTTCCGTACAACGGCCTGTTAGAACACATGAACAAAATTGTGGAATTACAGTTAGAGGAAAACCCTTGGAATTGCTCATGTGAACTCATCCCCCTCAAAGCTTGGCTGGAGAGCATTTCCTACACAGCCCTGGTGGGAGACGTGGTCTGCGAGACTCCGTTCCGGCTCCACGGGAGGGATGTGGATGAGGTCTCCAAGCAGGAGCTGTGCCCCCGGAGAGCAATTGCCGAGTATGAGATGCATGCAGAGCCTGCCCGGAGCAGTGAGGCGTACCATCAAACCACACCAGCCTCAGTGGCAGCATCTGTAACGTCATCAGGAATTTTACGCTCTTTAAGACCTACTAAGGGCTCTCGTCAGTCAGGCAAGCTGAGATCTAAACCCACCTCCCGACCATCTCCTAATAAACAAAACTATGGCCCCATGGTGTCCTACCAAACCAAATCTCCTGTGCCTTTGGACTGTCCTACTGCATGCAATTGCAACCTTCAGATATCAGACCTAGGTCTGAATGTGAACTGCCAAGAGAGAAAAATTGAAAGCATTGCTGATCTTATTCCTAAACCTTACAATCCTAAAAAAATGTACCTCACTGGAAATTATATCCCCATGGTGCATAGATCAGATTTCACTGAGGCCACTGGATTAGATCTGCTTCACTTGGGCAACAACCGAATCTCTGTCATTCATGACAGTGCTTTTCGGGATTTAGTAAATTTGCGAAGACTTTACTTGAATGGGAATTTAATAGAGCGCCTGACAGAAGACATGTTTTATGGGTTAGAGAGTCTGCAGTTCCTGTATTTAGAATACAATGTCATAAGAGAAATCATGTCAGGTACCTTTGAGCAAGTTCCCAACCTCCAGCTGCTCTTTCTCAATAACAATCTTCTCAAAACCCTACCAGAGGGAGTGTTTAATGGATTAACACTCGCTCGACTAAACCTGCGTAATAATCACTTCCGTAATCTACCGGTTGGTGGTGTGCTGGATCAGTTGAAGTCACTGGTGCAAATAGATCTTTTTGAAAACCCCTGGGATTGCTCATGCAGCATCGTGGAGATGAAGCTCTGGTTGGAGCAGCTCAACTCTGGTACAGTAGTAAACAGTGTGATATGTGAGTCCCCAGTGAGACTGTCTGGAGAAGACATGAGATATATCCATGCCTCTCATCTCTGCTCCATCAACTCCAGCCTCCAAGGCTCAGCCATCCCACCATCTGAAGAGTCGTTACCTGGCAGCACAATCACCTTGGAGTCGTCTCTAGACTATGACACGCCGTACAGTACAGTTCCGCTCTCGGTGCTCATCCTGGCGCTGCTCATGATCTTCATCATGTCTGTGTTCATCACAGCGGGCTTGTTTGCCGTGGTGAGACGGAGGCGGAAGAGAACGCAGCATGGCCGGGCCACATCCATAAGTGCAGATCTGAGCTCGTTCAACAGTCTGTACAGCAACAGAGCGGCCGCTAAAGTGAAATCCTCGGCGGGACATTTGTACGAGTACATCCCTCCTCCTGGCAATCACCCATCGAAAAACCCCACCTACGCCATTAATGAACACAGTGCAGTGGAGCGATTCAGAGACTTTGATGATCTGAATGGAGCGTTCACCCCCAATTCTGATGATGAGTTGGCCAGCAACGCGAGAAGTTCAGAGTACAGTGAGAGTACTCTGGACCCTCTCAACAAACCATCCCCCATGCAAGATGACAACTTTTTTTACAGAGATATTTTAGCACGGGACAAGCAGGTACCTTATAGAGGTAGTCAACACTGTAAACACAGTGGTCATTCTTCAACCCAATATAATAACCAAGACTACGATGTCAGACCACAGTTTTTGCATCCAGACAACAGAGTACCACAGACAATGGTGTACTGCACAGCACCAGCAACAGTGTATGTTGAACCCAATAGGAGTGAATATTGGGAGTTGAAAGCCAAGCTCCACTTTGAACCAGACTACCTTGAAGTCCATGAGAAACGGACAACATTCACCCAGTTTTAA